The genomic window TGACCACCGCCGACGGCCGCCATTTCTGGGCCGCCCCCTGGGAAATGGCGGCCGAGTTCGGCGGCCTCGGGCCCGCCATGACCGCCGATCCGGGGGCCGAGCCGGCGCTGGCCAAGCGGCTGGGCGAGGCGACGACCATCGCGATCGTGGCCACCGATGCCGCGCTGGACAAGGCGGCTTTGACCCGACTTGCCACTGCCGCCCATGACGGCATGGCACGCGCCATCGTGCCCAGCCACACGCCGCTGGATGGCGACCTGGTGTTTGCGGTCTCGACCGGGGCGCGGGCGCTGCCCGATGCGGTCGAATCGTCCTTTCTGCTGGGCCATGCGGCGGCCTGCGTGCTGGCCCGCGCCATTGCCCGCGGCGTCCATGCCGCAAGCCCGCGCCCCGGCGACCTGCAGCCCTGCTGGCGCGAGGCCATGGGGGGCAAGGCCCCCCGCGGCTGAGCGCCCCCTCGATGGGGGCCGAAGCCGCAGCCCGCAGAAACGAAAAAGGGGCGGCGCGAGAGAGATCCGCCGCCCCAGTGATTACACGCCAAGAGGGAAAACCTGACGATACCCCCCCAACGCCCCGACAGCCGTTCGGGTTCATCACATTTGCCGTGAGCGGCCACCGCAGCCCGCTCTTGCCATGCAACCGCAAAAGCGCAAGCCTGCGCACAATGCGACAACAGGAGAAGCCACATGACCCGGCACGCCACCGATCTGAAAATGCTGCTCAAGGATCCGTCCCTGCTGGAAACCCGCGCCTATGTCGCCGGTAAATGGATCGAGGCGGATGACGGCGCGACCTTCCCCGTCACCAACCCCGCGCGCGGCGATGTCATCGCCCATGTCGCCGACCTGTCGCGGGTCGAGGTCGCGCGCGCCATCGCCGCCGCCGCCACTGCCATGCGCGACTGGTCGGCGCGCACCGCCAAGGAACGCGCCCAGGTCATGCGGCGCTGGTTCGACCTGATGATGGAAAACCAGGACGATCTTGGCCGCATCCTGACCGCCGAACAGGGCAAGCCCCTGCCCGAAGCCAAGGGCGAGATCGCCTATGGCGCCAGTTTCATCGAGTGGTTCGGCGAAGAGGCCAAGCGCATCTATGGCGAAACCATCCCCGGACATCAGCCCGACAAGAGATTGACGGTCATCCGCCAGCCGATCGGGGTGGTCGCATCGATCACGCCGTGGAACTTCCCAAATGCGATGATCACCCGCAAATGCGGGCCCGCCATCGCTGCCGGCTGCGGTTTCGTCGGCCGTCCGGCGGCGGAAACGCCGCTGTCGGCCCTGGCGCTGGCGGTGCTGGCCGAGCGCGCCGGCGTGCCGCCGGGGCTGTTCAGCATCGTCACCTCGTCGCGCTCGTCCGATATCGGCAAGGAGTTCTGCGAAAACCCGCTGATCCGCAAGCTGACCTTCACCGGCTCGACCGAGGTGGGCCGCATCCTGTTGCGTCAGGCCGCCGACCAGGTGCTGAAATGCAGCATGGAACTGGGCGGCAACGCGCCCTTCATCGTCTTTGACGACGCCGATCTGGATGCGGCGGTCGAAGGGGCGATGGCCTCGAAATTCCGCAACAACGGCCAGACCTGCGTCTGCGCCAATCGCATCTATGTGCAAGCGGGCGTCTATGACGAATTCGCGCGCAAGCTGGCCGCTGCGGTCGACAAGCTGCGGGTGGGCGACGGCCTGGCCGAAGGCGTGACCACAGGGCCGCTGATCAACGAGGATGCCGTCGACAAGGTCCAGGAACACATCCAGGATGCGCTGGCCTCGGGTGCGCAGGTGATCACCGGCGGCAACCGCAAGCAGGGTCTGTTCTTCGAGCCCACGGTCATGACCGGCATCACCGACGACATGAAGGTCGCCAGCGAGGAAACCTTTGGCCCGCTGGCGCCGCTGTTCCGGTTCGAGACCGAGGCCGAGGCGATCGAACGCGCCAATGCCACCATCTTCGGTCTGGCAGCCTATTTCTACGCCCGCGACATCGGCCGCATCACCCGCGTGCAAGAGGGGCTGGAATACGGCATCGTCGGCGTGAACACCGGCATCATCTCGACCGAGGTGGCCCCTTTTGGCGGGGTCAAGCAGTCGGGTCTTGGCCGCGAAGGCAGCCGCCACGGCATCGAGGATTACCTGGAAATGAAATACATTTGCCTGAGCATCTGACGAAAGATCCCCCGCGGCTCGGGCCTGCGGGGGATCTCTGCGCCGTGCCGGCGGCCGGGATCAGCGGCCGCGATTCCGACCGTCGTCCTCTTCCTCGTCGCTGTCGTCGTCGGGCAGGTTGAAGAAGCTGTCGGCATCCGGTTCGGGCTGCGGCTCGGGCCGGTCGTCCTGGCCCAGGGTAAAGTTTTCCAGCCCCGCGATCGAGGACGGCAGTCGCGGCTCGTCGCCCATGGCCAGCGAGGTTTCCGTGGACAGAAGCTTGCGCCGTTCGTCATCGGTCATCGCGCCACCTTCGGCCGCCTTGCGCTTGGCCGCCTTTTGCACGGCAGCGTCAAGTTCCGACTGCCGGCACAGGCCCAGGGCCACCGGGTCGATGGGCTGCATGTTCTGGATGTTCCAATGCGTGCGCTCGCGGATCGATGCGATCGTCGGCTTGGTGGTGCCGACCAGCTTGGCGATCTGGGCATCGGCCAGTTCGGGATGGAACTTGACCAGCCACAGGATCGCATTGGGCCGGTCCTGACGCTTGCTCAGCGGCGTATAGCGCGGGCCGCGACGCTTTTCCTCGCCCTCGGCGGCGGGGTTGTGCTTCAGTTTCAGCCGATACAGCGGATTCTTCTGGCCCTTTTCGATCTCGGCCGCGTCCAGCTGGTTCGAGGCGACAGGGTCGAAGCCCTTGACCCCGGCAGCGACGTCGCCATCGGCAATGCCCTGAACCTCAAGTTCGTGCATGCCGCAGAAATCCGCGATCTGCTTGAAGCTCAGCGTGGTATTGTCGACCAGCCAGACTGCGGTGGCCTTGGCCATCAGCGGCTTGTTCATGACATTCTCCTTCACATAACTCTTCCGGCCGGGGAAAACGGCTGTGGGCGGCTGCCATTCCATTTTCTGGGGGATTGCGGCGGTATATAGGCGCATGAGGCGGCAAAATAAAGCCTGAATTTCATGGCGACCGAGCGCGGCGGCGGATAGGCTGGGGCCATGAAACTGCGCTTTGCCATCGCCTCCCTGCTGGCCGCCCTGATCGCGCCCGCGGCCCCCGCCCAGGATGTCGCCGGGCGCTTCGACTACTATGTCCTCGCGCTGAGCTGGTCGCCCAGCTGGTGCCGGGCCGAAGGCCAGAGGGAGGGGGCAGATCAATGCGATCCGCGCCGCGATCTGGGCTTTGTCGTGCACGGGCTATGGCCACAATACGAACGGGGATGGCCCAGCAACTGCCGCAGCCCTGCCCGCGGCCCCTCGCGCCGCGAGACCCGCGTCATGGCCGACATCATGGGTTCATCGGGGCTTGCCTGGCATCAATGGCGCAAGCACGGACGCTGTTCCGGGCTGGATGCCGGGCAGTATTTCGACCTGCTGCGCCAGGCCGCAGGCAGCATCCGCCTGCCGCCGCCGCTCGAGGATACCGACCGCGACCTGATGCTGTCCGCACGCGCGGTCGAGGATGCCTTCATCGCGGCCAACCCCGGCCTGGGCCGCGATGGCATCACCGTCACCTGCCGCGCCCGCGCCTTGCAAGAGGTTCGCATCTGCCTGACCCGCGACTTGCAGCCGCGCGACTGCGGCGCCGATGTCCGGCGCGATTGCGGTGGCGATTTCGTGCTGCCGGCAACCGACTAGGCGCCGGCCGGCTCCTGCGGCGCAACCTGCAACAGGATCTTGCCGACATGGGCGCTGCTTTCCATGTGGCGATGGGCCTCGACCGCGTCCTGCAGGGTGAAGCTGCTGTCGATCACCGGGCGCACCGCGCCGGCCGCGATCAGCGGCCACAGTTCATCCAGAAGCGCGCGGGCAATGCGGGCCTTGGCCCGATCCGATTGCGGCCGCAGCGTCGATCCGGTGACGGTCAGGCGGCGGGTCATGATCTGGGCAAAGTTCAGCTCGGCCTTGGCGCCGGCCAGAAAGGCGATCATCACCAGCCGGCCTTCATCGGCCAGCGCGCGGATGTTGCGGGCGATGTAGTCGCCGCCGACCATGTCGAGAATCAGATTGGCCCCGCCTTGCTTGCGCAGGATGCTGACGAAATCGGTTTCGCGGTAATTGATCGGCTGCGCGCCCAGTTCGGCGCAGGCCTGGCATTTGGCGTCGCTGCCCGCCGTGGCCCAGACCCGCGCGCCGCGCGCCCGCGCCACCTGGATCGCCATGGTGCCGATCCCGGACGAGCCGCCGTGCACCAGGAAGCGTTCGCCCGCCTGCAGCCCGCCACGCTGGATCACATTGGACCAGACGGTGAAGGCGGTTTCCGGCAGCGCCGCCGCCTCGCGCAGCGACAGCCCTGCGGGCACCGGCAGCGCATGGGCGGCCGGGCAGGTGACATATTCGGCATAGCCGCCGCCCGGCAGCAGCGCGCAGACCCGATCGCCCGCGCGCCAATGGTCGACGCCCGGCCCCACGGCCACCACCGTGCCCGCACATTCCAGCCCCGGCAGGTCCGAAGCCCCGGGCGGCGGGGCATAGGATCCCGCGCGTTGCAGCACGTCGGGTCGGTTCACCCCCGCCCAGGCCACGCGGATCAGGATCTGGCCATGACCCGCGACCGGCACCGGCCGCGTGGTCGGCCTGAGCACCTCGGCGCCGCCGGGGGCCGAGATTTCGACGGCCTGCATCACATCGGGTATCACCCTTGCCCTCCATTGTGTCGTGCCGACGCATCCGCCCGCAATCCTCCGGGCAGATTGCGCGGTTCGGGCCGCCTGATCCAGCCCGTCGCCAGGTCCGACAGCGTTCCCACCCCCGGGATGGCCCGCAGCCGTGCCTTGAGCGATTCGAATCGCATTACCCCGTCGAGCCGCCGATCCAGGAACGCGCGGGTGTCGGCCAGGTCGGGCGATTCGTCGCCCAGCCAGTAAAGAGCCGTTGCACCATAGACCGCGGACAGGGTGGCACGTTTGGAATACCAGTTCACATCCTGCGAGATGTCGCCCAGCCCTTCCCAGATCGCATCCGCGGTTTCCCACACAAGCCGCGCCCCCAGCCCGGCATGCTGGGGCAGCGCCAGCACCGACGCACCGGCGCGGGCCAGTTCCCGATCGCTCAGCCCCAACCGGTGCATGACCGCCTGGGCGACACGTTCGCGCATCCGCCCCTGCGGCGGATCGCTGGCCAGCCACTGACGGAGGGCCGCGTCGCCCTGACGGTGATAGGCCGCGGCCAGATCGGCGCCGCCGCGCGGCAGATATACCCGGGCCAGATCCGGGCTGATGCCGATGTCGCGGGCGCCCTCGACAATGGCACGATCCCCCATGCCCTCGAACACCACATGCGCCAGCGCGGCCTGGATCAGACGTTCACGTTCCTCGGTCATGATGGCCCCTTGTTCATGGTAACGGTCGCGGCCGGAAAATCTGGACAAAGGCGATTCGCCCTGTTATGAGGCCGCGTCCTGCAAATCTGTTCAACTTTAACCTAGGAAGGTGGTGACAACCACATGCAGGTAAGTGTTCGCGACAACAACGTCGAACAGGCGCTTCGCGCTCTGAAGAAGAAACTTCAGCGCGAGGGGGTATTTCGTGAAATGAAGCTCAAGCAGCATTTCGAGAAACCCTCGGTCAAGAAGGCCCGTGAAAAGGCCGAGGCCGTCCGCCGCGCCCGCAAGCTGGCGCGCAAGAAAGCGCAACGCGAAGGCGCGCTGTAAGACAAGCGACCACATGGTTCGGAAAGCCCCCGCATCGCGGGGGTTTTTCATTGGTCGCGCCGCCCCTGCCCGGAACGGTCAACATGCAACAGCAGACCCGCCGCCGTGGCAGGGGCCTGAAATATTGCATCGACAAGGGATGATGACTGGTCGGAGCGAGAGGATTCGAACCTCCGACCCCCTGCTCCCGAAGCAGGTGCGCTACCAGGCTGCGCTACGCTCCGACCGTGGGGGGCAGGTAGCCCCTGCCGGCCGGGAATGCAAGAGGGAATCGCGCGAAAACCCCTGCCTCAGTCGCGCGCGCGCAGCAGGCGTTGCAGCAGGCTCCAGCGCGGGGCGGTCACGGGTTCGGCGGCGAACTTGGCGCCGCTGGCCGGCCGCAAGGCCGAGGCGCCGCTGCGTTCGCGCATCAGGATGTAAAGCCCCGAGGCCACGATGACCGCCGCCCCGGCAAACGTGGGCAGATCTGGCCGTTCCCCGAACAGGAACCAGCCATAGGCCACTGCCCACAGCATCTGCGAATATTGCATCGGCGCGACATTGGTGGCTTCGCCCGCCTGATAGGCCAGGATCAGCAGGAACCCGGCCACCAGCCCCAGCAGCGCGATCACCCCGGTCAGCGCCAGATCGGCCAGCAGCATCGGCTGATAGGCAAGGCCCAGCGAGGCGCCGGTAATCAGGAAATTGCCGATCATCGGCCATAGCAGCAGGATGACGGTGCGCTCCGACCGACCCAGCTTGCGCACGGCGATGGCCGCCAGCGCGGTGCAGGTGGCGCCGCCCAGCGCCGCCAGATGCCCCAGCCCCAGCGCGGTCGCACCGGGACGCAGCACGATCAGCACCCCGCACAACCCCGCCAGCACCGCCAGCCAGCGGTGCAGGCCCACCCTTTCGCCCAACAGCGGCACCGACAGGACGGTCACGATCAGCGGCGTGGCGAACAACAGCGCATAGACCTGCGCCAAGGGCAGCACCGAAAAGGCATAGAAGCCGCCGATGCCCGAACCCACGATGCACAGCGACCGCAGCCCGACCCAGAACGGATTGCGCGGTCGCAGCGTGCCATGCGTGGGATCGTGCAGCAGCAGCACTGCCAGCGGCGGAAACGACAGCAGCGCCGAAAAGAACAGGATCTGCAGCGCCGGATAGGTTTCGCCCAGCAGCTTGATGATCACGTCATGGGTCGAATAAAGACCCATGGACAACAGGGCGAATACAGCGCCCCTGACATTTCCGGGCGGCATGAGACCTCGCGCAGGGTGGGCATTGCCGCGCCGGCATCCGGCGCGGCCCCCAGATTACAGCGCCGTCAGCGCCGCCACAATCGCGTCCCCCATTTCGCTGGTCGAAACCGCGCGTCCGCCCTCGGCGCCCATCAGATCGCCGGTGCGCACGCCATCGGCCAGCACCTTTTCCACCGCCTTTTCCAGCCGGTCCGCCTCGGCCCCCAGGCCGAAGGAATAGCGCAGGCACATGGCAAAGCTGAGGATGCAGGCGATCGGATTGGCCTTGCCTTGGCCGGCGATGTCGGGGGCCGAGCCGTGGACCGGCTCGTAAAGCGCCTTGGGCCGGCCATTGGCCATCGGCGCGCCCAGGCTGGCCGAGGGCAGCATCCCCAGGCTGCCGGTCAGCATCGCCGCCGCGTCCGACAGGATGTCGCCGAACAGGTTGTCGGTGACGACGACGTCGAACTGGCGCGGATTGCGCACCAGCTGCATGGCGCCGTTGTCGGCATACATGTGCGACAGTTCGACATCGGGATATTCGTTGTCATGCACCCACTGGACTTCCTCGCGCCACAGGATGCCCGATTCCATCACATTGGCCTTTTCCATCGAGCAGACGCGATTGCCGCGCTTGCGCGCCAGCTCGAAGGCCGAACGCGCCACCCGCCGCACCTCGCCCGAGGTGTAGCGCTGGGTGTTGATGCCGACCCGGCCGCCTTCGTTGGCCGGATCGTCGTCGGCGCTGATGCCGCGCGGCTCGCCGAAATAGACGCCGCTGGTCAGTTCGCGCACGATCAGGATGTCCAGACCCGCCACGACCTCGCGCTTCAGGCTGGAAAAATCGGCCAGGGCGTCAAAGCATTGCGCGGGGCGCAGGTTGGCATACAGATCCATTTCCTTGCGCAGGCGCAG from Paracoccus sp. SMMA_5_TC includes these protein-coding regions:
- a CDS encoding NAD-dependent succinate-semialdehyde dehydrogenase produces the protein MTRHATDLKMLLKDPSLLETRAYVAGKWIEADDGATFPVTNPARGDVIAHVADLSRVEVARAIAAAATAMRDWSARTAKERAQVMRRWFDLMMENQDDLGRILTAEQGKPLPEAKGEIAYGASFIEWFGEEAKRIYGETIPGHQPDKRLTVIRQPIGVVASITPWNFPNAMITRKCGPAIAAGCGFVGRPAAETPLSALALAVLAERAGVPPGLFSIVTSSRSSDIGKEFCENPLIRKLTFTGSTEVGRILLRQAADQVLKCSMELGGNAPFIVFDDADLDAAVEGAMASKFRNNGQTCVCANRIYVQAGVYDEFARKLAAAVDKLRVGDGLAEGVTTGPLINEDAVDKVQEHIQDALASGAQVITGGNRKQGLFFEPTVMTGITDDMKVASEETFGPLAPLFRFETEAEAIERANATIFGLAAYFYARDIGRITRVQEGLEYGIVGVNTGIISTEVAPFGGVKQSGLGREGSRHGIEDYLEMKYICLSI
- a CDS encoding DUF1013 domain-containing protein, which translates into the protein MNKPLMAKATAVWLVDNTTLSFKQIADFCGMHELEVQGIADGDVAAGVKGFDPVASNQLDAAEIEKGQKNPLYRLKLKHNPAAEGEEKRRGPRYTPLSKRQDRPNAILWLVKFHPELADAQIAKLVGTTKPTIASIRERTHWNIQNMQPIDPVALGLCRQSELDAAVQKAAKRKAAEGGAMTDDERRKLLSTETSLAMGDEPRLPSSIAGLENFTLGQDDRPEPQPEPDADSFFNLPDDDSDEEEDDGRNRGR
- a CDS encoding ribonuclease T2 family protein; amino-acid sequence: MKLRFAIASLLAALIAPAAPAQDVAGRFDYYVLALSWSPSWCRAEGQREGADQCDPRRDLGFVVHGLWPQYERGWPSNCRSPARGPSRRETRVMADIMGSSGLAWHQWRKHGRCSGLDAGQYFDLLRQAAGSIRLPPPLEDTDRDLMLSARAVEDAFIAANPGLGRDGITVTCRARALQEVRICLTRDLQPRDCGADVRRDCGGDFVLPATD
- a CDS encoding NAD(P)H-quinone oxidoreductase, translating into MQAVEISAPGGAEVLRPTTRPVPVAGHGQILIRVAWAGVNRPDVLQRAGSYAPPPGASDLPGLECAGTVVAVGPGVDHWRAGDRVCALLPGGGYAEYVTCPAAHALPVPAGLSLREAAALPETAFTVWSNVIQRGGLQAGERFLVHGGSSGIGTMAIQVARARGARVWATAGSDAKCQACAELGAQPINYRETDFVSILRKQGGANLILDMVGGDYIARNIRALADEGRLVMIAFLAGAKAELNFAQIMTRRLTVTGSTLRPQSDRAKARIARALLDELWPLIAAGAVRPVIDSSFTLQDAVEAHRHMESSAHVGKILLQVAPQEPAGA
- a CDS encoding COQ9 family protein, yielding MTEERERLIQAALAHVVFEGMGDRAIVEGARDIGISPDLARVYLPRGGADLAAAYHRQGDAALRQWLASDPPQGRMRERVAQAVMHRLGLSDRELARAGASVLALPQHAGLGARLVWETADAIWEGLGDISQDVNWYSKRATLSAVYGATALYWLGDESPDLADTRAFLDRRLDGVMRFESLKARLRAIPGVGTLSDLATGWIRRPEPRNLPGGLRADASARHNGGQG
- the rpsU gene encoding 30S ribosomal protein S21 codes for the protein MQVSVRDNNVEQALRALKKKLQREGVFREMKLKQHFEKPSVKKAREKAEAVRRARKLARKKAQREGAL
- a CDS encoding DMT family transporter, which translates into the protein MPPGNVRGAVFALLSMGLYSTHDVIIKLLGETYPALQILFFSALLSFPPLAVLLLHDPTHGTLRPRNPFWVGLRSLCIVGSGIGGFYAFSVLPLAQVYALLFATPLIVTVLSVPLLGERVGLHRWLAVLAGLCGVLIVLRPGATALGLGHLAALGGATCTALAAIAVRKLGRSERTVILLLWPMIGNFLITGASLGLAYQPMLLADLALTGVIALLGLVAGFLLILAYQAGEATNVAPMQYSQMLWAVAYGWFLFGERPDLPTFAGAAVIVASGLYILMRERSGASALRPASGAKFAAEPVTAPRWSLLQRLLRARD
- the leuB gene encoding 3-isopropylmalate dehydrogenase codes for the protein MTSYSLLILPGDGIGPEVMAEVRKIIGWFETARGLRFDVSEDAVGGAAYDKYGKPLADHTMAKAQQVDAVLLGAVGGPKYDTLDFSLKPERGLLRLRKEMDLYANLRPAQCFDALADFSSLKREVVAGLDILIVRELTSGVYFGEPRGISADDDPANEGGRVGINTQRYTSGEVRRVARSAFELARKRGNRVCSMEKANVMESGILWREEVQWVHDNEYPDVELSHMYADNGAMQLVRNPRQFDVVVTDNLFGDILSDAAAMLTGSLGMLPSASLGAPMANGRPKALYEPVHGSAPDIAGQGKANPIACILSFAMCLRYSFGLGAEADRLEKAVEKVLADGVRTGDLMGAEGGRAVSTSEMGDAIVAALTAL